Below is a genomic region from Eupeodes corollae chromosome 1, idEupCoro1.1, whole genome shotgun sequence.
tgaccatctcttaataaaaccgagagatctattagctttattaataatttggtcaaaatgggaatggaaattcaggtatttgtcacacataataccaagatctctaatagaatcgactacgttgacggcgtaattaaggaagtagtatactctatgagatgggatttactcgtaatcttaaaaatgttcttatcatcccaaaacattaggatatctgagttttttaatttaagacagacatcgttaacagataagacgaagagaagggggccaaggtgactaccttgtgggactccagaagttgcatgtataggactggagactgagttacggaaaagtattctataagttctattcgcaagataggagttTATCCAGTtcataaatatagatggaaagcctagagctcctagtttgagataaattatgttatgcgATAtgttatcaaaggctttgctgtaatcagtgtatacaacatcaacttctttgccattctcaagggctgaaaaaactttggatataaattcaattaagttagtcgtagtggatctacctttaagaaaaccatgttgagcgggggagaataaaggcttgcaatggaaataaacggaatcataaactaagctttcaaaaagttttggaatgcatgaaagtttcgCAATAGTTTATgaattgtttatgaatgggaaatataaatgaatctttccatatatgaggaaatacgccttgggaaagagagagttcaaagagtgcagtcagaggctttgacagagcatgcatacatttttttagaacaactgatgggacgccatcaggaccagggctaaagttttctttgaggcttacgattttggcaagtaccatttcttcagttattgtaaacgatgaaagggaggtttgagcgcaaccatctaaataactaaagtagtgtggatcaggatcatgcagatgttcagtatacgatttgctaaagtaattagcaaatagatttgacatggttgttggatcagcggagattatgttggagaaggtggaaacccatcagattttcgtttgacatttataaacttgaaaaatttcctcgCATcggaaagaaggttattttccatttggttaaggtattggttataaagggattcccttaattcatagaaagaattataggcgagaagatagttgttgtgatcagtatcagatttggactgtaaaaagatcttccaaagcttgttacgggtatttcttgggctacggagctctctgttgtaccaagggggagcagaggtgaaatcttttctacgagggaacggtactgattcttcaatacagtacgaaagaatcaaataaaaccaatttgtaagggactcaactgttacgtggagggatcttaattcaaaatcggctgagctaagaagattgttaagtttggagaaatcagccctacgaaaatcataacagtaattttccatttcaaaaaagttgttttcaagttcaatggggaaggagagattaaggggtggatgatagcgacccaaggttgagagaaggttTGATGTAGGAGAAGTACCAGCAGgtgttaccaaaaatattatacttcccatatttaaaaaaggtgataatGACGCTCCAAACAGTTATCGGGGCATATCATTTCTGAACACCATAATGAAAATATTCACTGGCGTGACAGGCTTACAGCCTGGGTAAACAGTAAAAATCTTTTGAGTGAATTTAACGCCGGCTTCAGGAAAAATTATTCGACAGTTGACAACATCTTTTCACTAACGTGCATACTTCCTAACTTacctaaggtggcgctacagtcctgtgtgaactagggcctcacccaacaaacttctccatcaagCTCGGTTGCTAGATatatgtctctagtttcgcgctccaagttgggtgaggtcaccttccacttgtgcgcgccacctgatccgcggtcttcctctgtgcggattcgaagactttccgggtcggagcattggtttccatgcgctctacgtgatccaGCCTTTTAGTCCTTGGACTgatcgtcgttccatcttctcctccactccccttcgatgcatacgggaccttagatcacacgaagaacttttctctcgaaacgacacAAGGTATTTTCATTGACTTTTGTCATAGggcatgcttctgcaccgtatagcaggacgggcatgataagggtcttatatagcgacactttggtccctcgagagaggactttaccactcaattgctttcttattccaaagaaacagcggttagcaaaagttattctgcgtttgatctcagcgctgcaCACTGGGGCAAGATACCCCAAAAACCGGAATTAATTCAGAAGATGGGTCTGCCTTACTGaaaacattctttttatttgaagtaCCATACAAATTAATAGGAAAACTAAAATTGAGTTTTAGAATTATGCTTTGATGCGTATTACCGACTGCGTAATAGTGTTTTTGTAGCTATCCATGTATCTATTTTTGTCCGCTCGTAACTTCTCAACCACTGTACCGATTTTAACAAGTGATACGGTATTGGATTCGGCTTAACGGCACGAGTAACAAGGAgtacttgaattttttttaaggtcaaaATGGCGGATCTTAGGCGGTAAATAGTTATTTTAGGAATGTATATTCGAGGGTCCGTTAAgccgatttttaaaaattatacctcATTGGATTTGTCTTGATGACGCGAAGAAAACTAAGTACATGAAAttcttggacattttttttttaataatttgttgtcatagtttttttttatgaaataactgaaacaatttttcaaaaatcataaaaaccaCTTCTATTTACATTTGTTGCTTAATTTCTaagtatattaatttaaactaaaagtcaTTTTCGTCAGACTCAATTTCATCGTCGCTGATAAGAATGTTAgagttttcatcattaaaaacatTTGGAGCAATAATTAAGTCAAATACTTCTTTAGGTAATGTTCTGACGGTTTTTTTAGGCATTTGCCTTAAGCTGGTTATTAAGGGGTCAGATGTGATgagcaataaatttaaaacatcttcATTGCACTTTTTTCTAGAACATTTCCTCGAAAAATGTTCACGATATGTTTTAAAATCCTTATTTCTTGCTTCCTGTGCTTCTTCCGTCAATTGACCTAGATTTGTAGATAGATTAAGCTTTAAGATTATGtaacttacaaattttattaaaataatacctATTGGAAGAAGCGCAGAATGAACGACATCAGGGCCGTGGATTAAAAGCTTGTGAACTGTAGGAGGCATATAATACCATGGATAAAGGTCCACAAAATATTTGGCAGTGTCAAGTGTGAAAGCTCTGAAATTTTCAATATGGATATCATAGCCACTTGAAATTGCTACTAATATGGAATGCATCTTCTCGATTAATAATTTATCGACACCCAGGATTTCAGATGCGACTCCCTCGTTGCTAAAAAAACGTCTAGCAGTGTTGCCATCATTGGAATTTCCAAAACCTGGCTTGGGTTGATCTACAATCAAACCCATTTggtttctaaattttttttggatttgaacTTTATTGGCAGCAACTATGTCCTTATCTTCCttacaaattttccatttttgtattgGAAGCCTATAAGCAATATGTAAGAGACACTCAAAAGATCGAATCCAGCAATGCAGTACGGACAATCCAAACTGCAATGCACTCGGATTGTAAGGTCTCAACAACAGCTTTTCGATTTCGTTGAAGTCCTTTGAACTAGCACCGCAAATATAACAGCGCTGAGAAGAGGTTGTATTTGTAAGGGCATTGCACACTTTTCCGTCCACCATGGTAAAAATCAGTTTGTGGGAAACTTCAACAACTTTTTCCTCGATGTTAATTATAGAACGACATAAAGCCTGAATTAGAGTATCAACTCGATGCTTCTCAGCTTCCGATACTTGTGTAGATTCCTTTTTATATTCGAATTTTATTGGGCGACAATATCTGGTTGATGACGATCTCGGATTTTGCCACACAACGATTTTTTTAGAGGAACATTCGCAAACAAGTTGGATGGGAACTACCGAAGTTATAAAAACACTGGAATCATCAGCTTCCATTCCAACAAAGTTCTGCTTGTAAGAACTATGGCCGGAACTCCCATCGAATCCCCACTTGCAGATCAAACACAAATTTCGAAGTTGTTCCTCATTTAAAGTTAGTATAACTTCTTTTTGAGCCAAAACCAAACGATCTACAGTATGATCCATTAATGCCTGCAATGTTACCTCTGCTGAACTATCAGTCACAtgcatttcttcttttttcggatagcacattttttttgcattttgcaCTACTTTGTAGGAAGGAAACCTTTCAGGGTCTTTTGCtctaataatattatattgatGCCTCGTTAACTTGGCCTCTACCATTACTGAAAGTGCTTCCTCACCTGACATCTTTCGTGTGCGGTGCCGTTCCTTACGAaatgcattttgataataaatcgCTCGCCGAGGTGAACGTACCACTTCGTTAACTAATTTTGCAGCAGCTGGATGACCTTCAGCTCTCAAATTGAGTTTTGTTGCGAAGCCTAGCTGAGAAGTTGACATCTCTTTTCGAATATTTTTCGTCTTGATCCTTTTACTTCTGTCGGTACTTTCTTCGATACTGGatccaaaattttaaagcttATTGGTGTTAGCAACCAAGATTCGTTTATTTTCTTGAATCTGATTTCGTTTCGATTACATTTtaaccacttttttttaaatacagctCCAAAAACGGACAAAGAAAGCTGGAGCTCCTTAGCATTAACATTGTGTCTAGCTTCGAGGTGTTCcgctaaaaattttaattttgttttctgtgtttggAGCCCTGAATCTCTCATGAGCTCATACAACTCCATTCGAGTATAAAATATACTGTTTGAATGTGAACCTAcacaagaaatttaaaaaaaaaaaaaaaaacattcaaaattttctgAGCTACTCTACTAAAGAaatctcaattaaaaaaaatagtgtacATATGAGCACCGGATTCTTTTTTCTCACAATACAAGAgacattaaactatttttacaaaaaaaaatctcgacatAGAAACGTCTAGAAACCTACTTTTACTCTAACTATACGTAAAATATGCCCTTAATTAAATATATCACATTATTTATATTCCATTTatattgaacaaataaaaatagaaacttaaaatataattagaaaTAAAGTACATACTTGAAACTATTGATTCcatattgttttttagttttcacgttattaaaatatatattaataaagGCAAACTGATGACACTACTAACTTAACACTTGTATTAAGAGTGAATGAAATTTGACTTACATTTAGAATTACggagtaaaaaaaatacttataaataTAACTGTTTAAGCTAATGAAAGCTTAGAATGTGTGCTAACGGGAAAACtagtttttaatttcatctcttacaatttttttttttagtttattccGATTCCTTCATATGAGTGGGCCCACTgtgcgctggtgttgttttctgcgtttacagcggagcctaggtagacgaagtccttgactacctcaaacttacgtctgtcgatgatgacgttttgaccaagacgtcggtgttgtatgtcctttcttgacgacagaatgtactttgttttgccctcagtaaccgttaaacccaattttgccgcctctgcctcaatgctcacaaaagccccattgacatcacgctgagttcttccgattatgtcaatgtcatcagcatatgccagtaattggacagacttttgaaagatagtgcctctagtgttgacatgtgagctcagcactattctttcaagcacgatgttaaaaaaatcgcatgacagcgcaccaccttgtctaaaaccttttttgacatcaaaaggttctgttaagttgtttacaacctttatggagcagcgtgaattctccatggtcatcctgcacaaacggatgagtttggcagggatgccaaaactagacatggctctatacagctcgtccctgtagatgctgtcatagcggccttgaaatcgatgaaaagattgtgggtgtcgatttggtgttcttgggttgtttccaggatctgccgtaatgtgaatatttgatcaactgtggactttcctggtctaaaaccacactgataagaacttatcaggttgttgacgatgggctttagacgttcgatgttaagtagactaaattctctatagttggtgcagttaagagggtctccttttttcaggatcgggcaaaaaatactcaggttccattcatcgggcatgctttcttccaaccatatcttacagataagttggtgcatgctcctaaccaacttatctccagctgctttaaagagctcggcgtacaagccatccgctccagtggctttattagacttcagcttagatatggatCTTTacttagtcgggaggacgggattgttggttttcgtcgtttatgttgcttagatcatcctgcctgacagcggaattcagttcgtcgtcgccgttatacagtctgcagaagtggtccttacatatcctcagcattgactgcggttccactatgatgtttccactttcgtct
It encodes:
- the LOC129939232 gene encoding uncharacterized protein LOC129939232, encoding MSTSQLGFATKLNLRAEGHPAAAKLVNEVVRSPRRAIYYQNAFRKERHRTRKMSGEEALSVMVEAKLTRHQYNIIRAKDPERFPSYKVVQNAKKMCYPKKEEMHVTDSSAEVTLQALMDHTVDRLVLAQKEVILTLNEEQLRNLCLICKWGFDGSSGHSSYKQNFVGMEADDSSVFITSVVPIQLVCECSSKKIVVWQNPRSSSTRYCRPIKFEYKKESTQVSEAEKHRVDTLIQALCRSIINIEEKVVEVSHKLIFTMVDGKVCNALTNTTSSQRCYICGASSKDFNEIEKLLLRPYNPSALQFGLSVLHCWIRSFECLLHIAYRLPIQKWKICKEDKDIVAANKVQIQKKFRNQMGLIVDQPKPGFGNSNDGNTARRFFSNEGVASEILGVDKLLIEKMHSILVAISSGYDIHIENFRAFTLDTAKYFVDLYPWYYMPPTVHKLLIHGPDVVHSALLPIGQLTEEAQEARNKDFKTYREHFSRKCSRKKCNEDVLNLLLITSDPLITSLRQMPKKTVRTLPKEVFDLIIAPNVFNDENSNILISDDEIESDENDF